One part of the Chryseobacterium sp. 7 genome encodes these proteins:
- the tpiA gene encoding triose-phosphate isomerase yields MRRKIVAGNWKMNKNVIDAQQLMIQLLSYKNNSATNCEIWIAPPALYLMMAKDIFEKDEIGVFSQDMSEHESGAYTGEISADMLESIDATGSLIGHSERRQYHGETDSHCNRKIKLALDKGLIPVYCNGETLEQRKAGQHFEVVKNQTEVALFTLSAEEIKKVVIAYEPVWAIGTGETASPEQAQEIHAHIRSIIAAKYGQEVADEVSILYGGSVKPDNAKEIFSQPDIDGGLIGGAALKLEDFSKIIEAFN; encoded by the coding sequence ATGAGAAGAAAAATAGTTGCAGGAAACTGGAAAATGAACAAAAATGTAATTGATGCACAACAATTGATGATTCAGTTACTAAGCTATAAAAACAACAGTGCTACCAATTGTGAGATTTGGATTGCTCCGCCTGCATTATATTTAATGATGGCAAAAGATATCTTTGAAAAGGATGAAATCGGAGTATTTTCTCAGGATATGAGCGAGCATGAAAGCGGTGCATATACTGGTGAAATTTCAGCAGATATGCTGGAATCTATTGATGCAACAGGATCATTAATCGGGCACTCTGAAAGAAGACAATACCATGGAGAAACTGATTCTCACTGTAACAGAAAAATCAAATTAGCTCTTGACAAAGGTCTTATCCCTGTTTATTGTAACGGAGAAACTCTTGAACAGAGAAAAGCAGGACAACATTTTGAGGTTGTTAAAAATCAGACTGAAGTAGCTCTGTTCACGCTTTCTGCTGAAGAGATCAAAAAAGTAGTGATTGCTTACGAGCCGGTTTGGGCTATCGGAACAGGAGAAACGGCAAGTCCGGAGCAGGCTCAGGAAATTCACGCTCACATCAGAAGCATCATTGCTGCAAAATACGGGCAGGAAGTTGCTGACGAGGTGTCTATCCTTTACGGAGGTTCTGTAAAGCCAGACAATGCTAAAGAGATTTTCTCTCAACCGGATATTGACGGTGGTCTTATTGGAGGAGCTGCTTTGAAATTAGAGGATTTCTCTAAGATTATCGAAGCTTTTAATTAG
- a CDS encoding TerB family tellurite resistance protein, with product MQKSNKSIAGYHLLMILSSVDGEFAPEEGMLVQQYMADEFPFRMNLDNELETLALLQPEEWKDHFEFHARCFHEDSTEDERVKFVQFAKSLIKADNKVTEEEHTFYVLLKNLWGL from the coding sequence ATGCAAAAATCAAATAAATCAATCGCCGGTTATCATTTATTAATGATCCTTTCTTCTGTAGACGGAGAGTTTGCTCCTGAGGAAGGAATGCTGGTACAGCAATACATGGCGGATGAATTTCCTTTCAGAATGAATCTCGACAATGAGCTTGAAACATTGGCTCTTTTACAGCCTGAAGAATGGAAAGATCATTTTGAATTCCATGCAAGATGTTTTCACGAAGATTCTACAGAGGATGAGCGTGTGAAATTTGTTCAGTTTGCAAAATCACTGATCAAAGCTGATAATAAAGTAACTGAAGAAGAGCATACGTTTTATGTTCTGCTGAAAAACCTTTGGGGATTATAA
- a CDS encoding BT_3928 family protein, whose protein sequence is MLKGLLRFIIAVIFILSGFVKAVDLVGFSFKMEEYFAPPVFNMPFLEKFALLFSIIVVVLELFLGFMLLLKLKLKFTLSVLIALCVFFGFLTFYSAYFNVVTDCGCFGDAIKFTPWQSFLKDVVLLIGLIILFILYRKDFRKKDAYGITQKEPSNTFKYILLAVFSLGMIYVMAQGIMHEPIIDFRDYKIGTDIKAEKGKIEKNPSEYKTFYSLKNQKTGAVIKLNQDDYIKKTEYWAEGSPWKIEDGKNESVLVKEGYKSEIVKFKIEDPTGMEITNEIINAPKAVLVFSYHPKDVPADLLQKVEAKVNTQKGALIYGISTYPNTFKTIKNAMMDATAIKTIARSNPFVLILENGKIIDKQPAKDYVN, encoded by the coding sequence TTATCCTTTCAGGCTTTGTGAAAGCCGTGGATCTGGTAGGTTTTTCTTTCAAAATGGAAGAATATTTTGCGCCTCCGGTTTTCAATATGCCATTTTTAGAAAAGTTTGCCCTGCTTTTTTCAATTATCGTAGTGGTATTGGAACTTTTCTTAGGATTTATGCTGCTGCTTAAATTAAAGCTTAAATTTACCTTATCCGTATTAATTGCGCTTTGTGTTTTCTTTGGATTCCTTACGTTCTATTCTGCTTATTTCAATGTGGTAACAGATTGCGGATGTTTTGGAGATGCTATCAAATTTACGCCTTGGCAGAGCTTCCTTAAGGATGTGGTGCTTTTGATAGGATTGATTATTCTGTTCATTTTATACAGAAAAGATTTCCGTAAAAAAGATGCGTATGGAATTACTCAGAAAGAGCCTTCCAACACATTTAAATATATCCTTTTAGCTGTATTCTCTTTGGGGATGATCTACGTGATGGCTCAGGGAATTATGCATGAACCCATCATTGATTTCCGTGATTATAAAATAGGAACAGACATCAAGGCTGAAAAAGGAAAAATTGAGAAAAATCCTTCTGAATATAAGACTTTCTATTCTCTTAAAAATCAGAAAACCGGAGCTGTAATAAAACTGAATCAGGATGATTATATCAAAAAAACAGAATACTGGGCAGAAGGTTCTCCATGGAAGATTGAAGATGGAAAAAATGAATCTGTACTTGTAAAAGAAGGTTATAAATCTGAAATTGTGAAATTTAAGATTGAAGATCCTACCGGAATGGAAATTACCAATGAGATCATCAATGCTCCAAAAGCTGTTTTGGTGTTCTCTTACCACCCAAAAGATGTTCCCGCTGATCTGCTTCAGAAAGTGGAAGCTAAGGTAAATACTCAGAAAGGAGCTCTTATCTACGGAATTTCTACCTATCCAAATACTTTTAAAACGATTAAAAATGCGATGATGGATGCAACTGCCATCAAAACCATTGCGAGAAGCAATCCTTTTGTACTGATTCTTGAAAACGGAAAAATTATAGACAAGCAGCCTGCGAAGGATTACGTTAATTAA